The following coding sequences lie in one Falco peregrinus isolate bFalPer1 chromosome 21, bFalPer1.pri, whole genome shotgun sequence genomic window:
- the LOC129782995 gene encoding LOW QUALITY PROTEIN: vigilin-like (The sequence of the model RefSeq protein was modified relative to this genomic sequence to represent the inferred CDS: deleted 2 bases in 1 codon): MSSSSSSSVSWSSLSVSSSSVSSTSLCLSSSVSSSLSVSSSSSSVLSSSSVSSSSVSSSVSLSPSAMSNEEFASTIPVSPPIVKRKMKPKAHKQVQPIKASVITQVFHVPLEERKYKDMNQFGEGEQAKICLDIMQKTGAHLELSLAKDQGLSIVVSGKAEAVTKARKQIVARLQTRRGHLTASATVAIPKEHHCFVIGKKGERLQDLKLKTATKMQVPRPDDPSNQIKISGTKEGIEKARHEILLISAEQDKRAVERLEVEKVYHPFIAGPYNKLVRELMQDTGTHIDIPPPSVNKTEIVFSGEKEQLAQAVARVKKIYEEKKKKTTTLAVEVKKSQHKYVIGPKGNSLQEILEKTGVSVEIPATDRSSGTVILRGEPEKLGQALTEVYAKANSFTVSSVSAPSWLHRFIIGKKGQNLAKITQQMPKVHIKFTGGEDNITLEGPTEDVHVAQEQIEAMLKELIHGMDYAIIKADHQFHRHLIGKNAAKRPCLEVNRMKDLYKVSVRIPPDNEKSNPIRMEGDPQGVPQAKKELLELASRMENEHAADLIVEQKFHRTITGQKAERVWEIREQFPEVIISFPDPAHKSDIVQLRGPKNEVEKCTEYMQKRVADLVENSFSISVPICKQFHKNIVGKGGAKIKKVRCCS, from the exons ATGTCGTCGTCGTCGTCGTCGTCTGTGTCGTGGTCGTCGTTGTCTGTGTCGTCGTCGTCTGTGTCGTCGACGTCGTTGTGTCTGTCGTCGTCCGTGTCGTCGTCGTTGTCCGTGTCGTCGTCGTCGTCGTCCGTGTTGTCGTCGTCGTCCGTGTCGTCGTCGTCTGTGTCGTCGTCCGTGTCGTTGTCGCCGTCG GCAATGTCTAATGAGGAGTTTGCTAGTACGATACCTGTTAGTCCTCCAAttgtgaagaggaagatgaagcccaAGGCTCACA aacaggTGCAGCCAATAAAGGCTTCTGTCATCACTCAG GTGTTCCATGTGccactggaggagaggaaatacaaggacatgaatcagTTTGGAGAAGGCGAGCAGGCCAAGATCTGCCTTGACATCATGCAGAAGACAGGGGCTCACCTGGAGCTGTCTCTCGCAAAGGACCAGGGCCTTTCGATCGTGGTCTCTGGCAAGGCGGAAGCAGTCACGAAGGCTCGGAAGCAGATTGTCGCTCGACTGCAGACTAGGAGAGGGCATCTAACT GCTTCAGCAACAGTTGCCATCCCCAAGGAGCACCACTGTTTTGTCATTGGAAAGAAGGGTGAGAGGCTGCAGGACCTGAAGCTCAAAACTGCAACCAAAATGCAGGTCCCCCGCCCAGATGACCCCAGCAACCAGATCAAGATCAGCGGCACTAAAGAAGGGATTGAGAAGGCCCGGCACGAGATCCTGCTTATCTCCGCTGAGCAG GATAAGCGTGCCGTGGAGCGGCTGGAAGTGGAGAAAGTGTACCACCCTTTCATTGCTGGCCCTTACAACAAGCTGGTGAGGGAGCTCATGCAGGACACAGGGACGCACATCGACATTCCTCCACCCAGTGTCAACAAGACCGAGATAGTCTTCAGCGGAGAAAAGGAGCAACTAGCCCAGGCTGTGGCTCGAGTTAAGAAGATCTATGAGGAGAAG aaaaagaagactaCTACTCTTGCAGTGGAGGTGAAGAAGTCCCAGCACAAGTATGTCATCGGCCCCAAGGGGAATTCCCTGCAGGAGATCTTGGAGAAGACTGGAGTCTCTGTCGAGATCCCAGCCACTGACAGGAGCTCGGGGACGGTGATACTGCGAGGCGAGCCT GAAAAACTTGGGCAAGCATTGACTGAAGTCTATGCAAAG gcCAACAGTTTTACCGTCTCCTCGGTCTCTGCCCCCTCTTGGCTTCATCGTTTCATTAttggaaagaaaggacagaaccTGGCCAAAATAACTCAGCAGATGCCAAAG GTTCACATCAAATTCACTGGAGGagaggataacatcactttggaaggacctacagaagatgtgcatgtggctcaggaacagattgaagccatgctcaaggaactg atccacgggatggattacgcaataatcaaggctgaccaccaattccaccgacacctcattggcaagaacgcagctaaacg tccttgcctcgaagtgaacaggatgaaggatctgtacaaggtgtctgtgcgcattcccccggacaacgagaagagcaacccgatcagaatggaaggagacccacagggggtcccacaggccaagaaagagctgctggaactcgcttcccgtatg gaaaatgaacacgctgcggacctaatcgttgagcagaaattccaccggaccatcactgggcagaaggctgagcgggtctgggaaatccgggagcaattcccagag gttatcatcagcttcccagaccctgcacacaagagtgacatcgtccaactccgaggtcccaaaaacgaggtggagaagtgcaccgagtacatgcaaaagagggtggcagacctg gttgaaaacagcttttctatttctgtccccatctgcaaacagttccacaagaacatcgtagggaaaggaggtgccaaaatcaagaaggtgagatgtTGTTCCTAA